Below is a genomic region from Bradyrhizobium sp. 1(2017).
GCCTTCGCCGGCTCGCCCACACCATGACGTCCCGCAAGATAGGCCGGGTCGTTGTAAGACAGCCAGGTCGCACCTTGCTCGTCCTGCCAGACCAGCGCCTTGAGCGGCAGGTCGATGCCGATGGTCTGCGCCTGCTGCATCAAGGGCGTGCCGCCCTTGGCATTGCCGAAGATAATGAGATCGGTCGGCCGCAATGGCAGGCCGACCGCTGCGGCGCCCGCCGCGTGATCGACATGCGCGAACACGGTGAGACCCTTGGCCGTCACTTCGGTCTCCAGCCGCTTCATCGTGTCTGCGGGTCCGAAACTGCTCTTGATGGTGATGAGTCCGTCTGTGGCCATTGCCTGTGTCTCCCATGAACATATCGCTGCGATCAGAGCGAGGATCCCGATCAGTCCCGAAGGCCTCATCACCCGCTCACTTCTTCCGGAACAGCTTGGCGGGGTCGAATTCAGGCTCAGGAATGAAGCCGTCGCGATTGGGCATCCTGATCTTCGGCAGGCTTTCCTTGTCGACCTTGCCGTCCGCAGGAACGATGCCGTTGAGGCTCAAGATGTAGGCGGTGACGGCGTAGGTCTCGTCGGTGCTGAGCGAGCCCGGGGTCGGATACGGCATCGCGCGATGGATGTAGTCGAACAGGATTGTTGCATAGGGCCAGAAGCTGCCGACGGTTTTCACCGGCGTGTTCGAGGCGAGCGTGCCCTGTCCACCGGCGAGACGATCCTTGATCCCGCCCTGGCCGTTGTCGCCATGACAGGCCGCGCAATTGTCCGCAAAGATCTGCTTGCCCTGTGCTGCCGTGCCGCTGCCGTCAGGCAGGCCCCTGCCGTCTGGCGCGACGTCGATGTCCCACAGCTTGATTTCGGCGGGCGTCGCTGGACGGCCGAAATCGAATGCCAGCGCGGGTCCCGCGAGCAGAGCGACGGCGAGAATGCCGGCAAGAAACAGCCTGTCATGCGAGGACATTGCGGACCCTCCCGGCTTCGTCGATGCTCCAGGTCTGCTGAGCGTTGTAGTGAAACAGGGCATTGGTGCCCATCGCGGCAATGAAGGACTGCCGGTCCGGCTGGACATTGCCCTTCTCGTCAGTCGAGCGGCTCACGATCCTGGTCGGCTTGCCATCCCAGACCCAATCCATCTGGAATCGGACCTGCGCCTTGGACAACACCGGCTGGCTCAATTGCG
It encodes:
- a CDS encoding DUF302 domain-containing protein, with product MRPSGLIGILALIAAICSWETQAMATDGLITIKSSFGPADTMKRLETEVTAKGLTVFAHVDHAAGAAAVGLPLRPTDLIIFGNAKGGTPLMQQAQTIGIDLPLKALVWQDEQGATWLSYNDPAYLAGRHGVGEPAKAAITAMTGALHAIATKATAP
- a CDS encoding c-type cytochrome codes for the protein MSSHDRLFLAGILAVALLAGPALAFDFGRPATPAEIKLWDIDVAPDGRGLPDGSGTAAQGKQIFADNCAACHGDNGQGGIKDRLAGGQGTLASNTPVKTVGSFWPYATILFDYIHRAMPYPTPGSLSTDETYAVTAYILSLNGIVPADGKVDKESLPKIRMPNRDGFIPEPEFDPAKLFRKK